One region of Chloroflexota bacterium genomic DNA includes:
- a CDS encoding branched-chain amino acid ABC transporter permease, with protein MLPCGTFNQDYGRDTAVIRTRLQWIITILALVVLLTFPLYGDHYLIGLINKMSITIVAVLGLQLMMGYCGLISFGQVAFVAIGAFTSAILTATYGWPFWLALPVSGIVAGLVGIVGGTPALRIKGFYLALATLAIHYIVTWLILHLKITGGVVGLHAPPPTAFGFAFDTDETMYYIIVPVMLLMTYFAKNLARSRIGRAFVAIRDNDLAASVMGVSLFRYKLVAFFIGCFFAGIAGSLFAHWMMFVHVEQFPLADAVFYIGMLIVGGLGTIVGVFFGTVFISLLIEAVTFASPTLTGWFPALGIAPAAALGASAFGVIIVLFLIFEPRGLAHRWAIFKASYRLFPFAY; from the coding sequence ATGCTTCCCTGCGGTACTTTCAACCAAGATTACGGCAGAGATACGGCGGTTATCAGGACAAGGCTGCAATGGATTATTACCATCCTAGCCCTTGTGGTACTGCTTACGTTTCCACTTTACGGCGACCATTATTTAATAGGCTTAATCAACAAGATGTCCATTACCATCGTCGCTGTGTTGGGGTTGCAGCTGATGATGGGTTATTGCGGGCTGATCTCATTCGGTCAGGTGGCATTTGTGGCAATAGGTGCCTTCACCTCAGCTATTCTCACTGCTACTTATGGTTGGCCGTTCTGGCTGGCGTTGCCGGTTTCAGGCATCGTTGCTGGGCTGGTTGGCATTGTCGGCGGTACCCCGGCTCTGAGGATTAAAGGCTTCTATCTCGCCCTGGCCACTCTGGCTATCCACTACATTGTCACCTGGCTGATATTGCATCTGAAAATCACCGGTGGTGTCGTAGGCTTACATGCGCCACCACCTACGGCGTTTGGTTTTGCTTTCGATACAGATGAAACGATGTACTACATTATTGTGCCCGTGATGCTGCTGATGACCTATTTCGCCAAGAATTTGGCCAGGTCAAGGATAGGCAGAGCTTTTGTAGCTATCAGGGATAATGACCTTGCAGCTTCGGTAATGGGAGTGAGCCTATTTAGATACAAATTAGTTGCTTTCTTCATCGGTTGTTTCTTTGCTGGCATCGCTGGCTCGCTGTTTGCTCACTGGATGATGTTTGTCCACGTGGAGCAGTTTCCGCTGGCTGATGCCGTTTTCTACATCGGTATGCTTATCGTTGGTGGCCTGGGGACAATAGTGGGGGTCTTCTTCGGCACTGTTTTTATCAGCTTGCTAATTGAAGCGGTTACCTTTGCCTCGCCGACGTTGACCGGGTGGTTCCCAGCTTTGGGCATTGCGCCGGCGGCAGCGCTAGGTGCCAGCGCCTTTGGCGTCATAATTGTGCTCTTCTTAATTTTTGA
- a CDS encoding branched-chain amino acid ABC transporter permease, whose product MQFFLELSLNGLVIGALYALVALAIVLVCKATEVVSLAHGQLLAFGALFFYVGYILLGLPLWVGWLVGLAMGAVLGFAVERICLRPLIGQPLFSGFLMTFAVFMVLDGIFALILKGEAWGFPDFLPKGNITIAGSSVPVGGLYSLGICLVVFLLTVLFFRYTKVGLGMRATAESHQLAQSAGINVRTIFSLVWILSAVVAVVAGVMLARYYDIRFMLTMVAFKGLVVAMVGGLDSLPGALVGGLLLGWVENVASGYLDPIVGGGIQEVAGYIMLLLVLLVRPYGIFGLVRIERV is encoded by the coding sequence GTGCAGTTTTTTCTGGAGCTAAGTCTCAATGGTTTGGTCATCGGGGCGCTTTATGCTCTGGTGGCACTGGCAATAGTCCTCGTTTGTAAAGCCACTGAGGTGGTGAGTCTAGCCCACGGTCAGTTGCTAGCCTTCGGTGCCCTGTTTTTCTATGTGGGCTATATATTGTTGGGATTGCCCCTCTGGGTAGGTTGGCTTGTAGGTTTGGCAATGGGCGCTGTTCTTGGATTTGCTGTCGAGCGCATTTGCCTGCGGCCGCTAATCGGTCAGCCACTTTTCTCGGGTTTCCTTATGACTTTTGCTGTATTCATGGTGCTTGATGGGATTTTCGCGCTCATCTTGAAAGGCGAGGCCTGGGGATTTCCTGACTTTTTGCCCAAGGGTAATATTACCATTGCCGGTTCTAGTGTGCCCGTAGGTGGTTTATATAGTCTTGGTATTTGTCTAGTGGTGTTCCTGTTGACGGTGCTCTTCTTTCGCTATACCAAGGTTGGCCTGGGGATGCGGGCTACTGCCGAGTCACACCAGCTAGCCCAAAGTGCGGGCATAAACGTCAGGACGATTTTTTCCCTTGTCTGGATTCTATCGGCGGTGGTGGCCGTTGTCGCCGGCGTCATGCTGGCGAGGTATTACGATATCCGCTTCATGTTGACTATGGTAGCCTTTAAGGGTCTGGTTGTAGCCATGGTTGGCGGTCTGGACTCATTGCCTGGTGCTCTTGTCGGTGGGCTCTTGTTGGGCTGGGTGGAAAATGTGGCTTCAGGCTATTTAGACCCGATTGTTGGCGGCGGTATTCAGGAGGTAGCGGGTTATATCATGCTTCTCCTCGTTCTCTTAGTTAGACCCTATGGTATCTTCGGCTTAGTCAGAATAGAGAGGGTGTGA